The Caulifigura coniformis genome includes a region encoding these proteins:
- a CDS encoding response regulator transcription factor produces MSRILVIEDESRISDFVVRGLSEEGYRVEHAADGVAGWTAMQASQWDLILLDWWLPGEDGIHLLRRFRQKNRSTPVMLLTARDAVPQRVEGLDAGADDYMCKPFSFEELLARVRVLLRRPGQDSLTLEYSDIRADLASQRVSRGGQSIDLTAKEFLLLTLFLRNPGVVLSRTRIFDSVWGEQYDGSSNTLEVHIKELRRKLEVNGPRVIQTRRGSGYMLDAAPGDEV; encoded by the coding sequence ATGAGCCGAATTCTGGTGATCGAGGATGAGTCGCGAATCAGCGACTTCGTCGTTCGTGGGCTCTCCGAAGAAGGTTACCGCGTCGAGCATGCGGCCGATGGCGTTGCTGGCTGGACGGCCATGCAGGCTTCGCAGTGGGACCTGATTCTTCTCGACTGGTGGCTGCCGGGTGAGGATGGAATCCATCTCCTGCGCAGGTTCCGGCAGAAGAATCGCTCGACGCCCGTCATGCTCCTCACTGCACGCGATGCCGTTCCCCAGCGGGTGGAAGGCCTCGATGCCGGCGCCGACGACTATATGTGCAAGCCGTTCTCGTTCGAAGAACTGCTCGCACGCGTGCGCGTCCTGCTGCGGCGACCGGGACAGGACTCCCTGACGCTCGAGTATTCCGATATCCGGGCCGACCTCGCCAGCCAGCGTGTCTCGCGCGGCGGTCAGTCGATCGATCTCACCGCCAAAGAGTTCCTGCTGCTGACTCTGTTCCTGCGGAACCCGGGAGTCGTCCTGTCGCGAACGCGGATCTTCGACAGCGTCTGGGGCGAACAGTATGACGGGTCGTCGAATACGCTCGAAGTCCATATCAAGGAACTGCGGCGGAAACTCGAGGTGAACGGGCCCCGGGTGATTCAGACCCGCCGTGGTAGCGGCTACATGCTGGACGCAGCCCCCGGTGACGAGGTCTAA
- a CDS encoding sensor histidine kinase gives MTLVNRVSAFFLIALASSLAGFSLLLYGLMERNLTQQFHQRMHSAINTLIAAIEDEPDDVKWERSDHTVAIGAEDGLEEIRWAVFNEVGGTVDHSGNLSLEEERDLAEVARYELGRDSMDPEGTVHTHFRRGDREYLTAFRSAEAPKPVEERTSLEFSRLVVAVMCSNESLDRNLHELALLVGGLSIGTFLLAAIAGRWYCIKALRPVRIMADRARSVTAADFRMRLPVTDQRDEVAELALAFNSLLDQLQGAFERQQRFTGDAAHQLRTPLTVLQGQIDVTLRRPRTPEEYNRTLTLLREQATEMHQAVEGLLFLARAEGEGHPPVFEEGDVATWISRQLERWNIHTRRMDLVVQVEPDLRLSTSWALLSQLLHNLVDNAFKYSAPGSQVIVKAVRQADEFVLSVQDHGHGIFKEDQPAIFEPFFRSKSARRSGVPGVGLGLPIVQRIAQALQGRIEFESIPDEGSTFRLRVPLHPGSLGATEERPRGQVVDREPAATT, from the coding sequence ATGACGCTCGTCAATCGAGTCTCTGCCTTCTTCCTGATTGCTCTGGCGTCGTCGCTGGCCGGCTTCTCACTGCTGCTCTACGGGCTCATGGAGCGAAACCTGACGCAGCAGTTTCATCAGCGGATGCACTCGGCGATCAACACCCTGATCGCCGCCATCGAAGACGAACCGGACGACGTGAAATGGGAGCGCTCCGACCATACTGTCGCGATCGGAGCCGAAGACGGACTCGAGGAGATTCGCTGGGCGGTTTTCAATGAGGTCGGAGGGACCGTCGACCACTCCGGGAATTTGTCGCTCGAAGAGGAACGCGATCTGGCGGAGGTGGCCCGCTACGAGCTGGGCCGGGATTCGATGGATCCCGAAGGAACAGTCCACACGCACTTCCGCCGCGGCGATCGGGAATACCTGACGGCCTTCCGCTCGGCCGAGGCCCCGAAGCCAGTCGAAGAGCGGACCTCGCTCGAGTTTTCGCGGCTCGTCGTCGCCGTGATGTGTTCGAACGAATCGCTCGACAGAAACCTCCACGAACTCGCTCTCCTCGTCGGCGGCCTGTCGATCGGCACATTCCTGCTTGCCGCCATCGCCGGCCGGTGGTATTGCATCAAGGCGCTGCGCCCCGTGCGGATCATGGCCGACCGCGCCCGGTCAGTCACCGCGGCCGATTTCCGCATGCGGCTGCCGGTGACCGACCAGAGGGACGAAGTGGCCGAACTGGCCCTCGCCTTCAATTCACTCCTCGATCAGCTGCAGGGCGCCTTTGAGCGTCAGCAGCGGTTCACCGGCGACGCCGCCCATCAGCTGCGAACCCCGCTGACGGTGCTGCAGGGGCAGATCGATGTGACATTGAGACGTCCCAGAACGCCGGAGGAATACAACCGGACGTTGACGCTGCTGCGTGAGCAGGCGACGGAAATGCATCAGGCGGTGGAAGGCCTGCTGTTCCTCGCGCGGGCCGAAGGGGAAGGACATCCTCCGGTGTTTGAGGAGGGGGATGTCGCAACATGGATTTCGCGTCAGCTGGAACGATGGAACATCCACACCCGTCGGATGGACCTGGTGGTGCAGGTGGAGCCCGATCTTCGACTGTCGACCTCCTGGGCCCTGCTCAGTCAGCTGCTCCACAATCTTGTCGACAATGCCTTCAAGTACAGCGCTCCCGGTTCGCAGGTCATCGTCAAGGCGGTCCGGCAGGCAGATGAATTCGTCCTGTCCGTGCAGGACCATGGCCACGGCATCTTCAAGGAAGACCAGCCCGCGATTTTCGAGCCGTTCTTTCGGTCGAAATCGGCCAGGCGATCAGGCGTTCCGGGAGTCGGACTCGGACTTCCGATCGTCCAGAGGATCGCGCAGGCGCTTCAGGGACGGATCGAGTTCGAAAGCATTCCCGACGAAGGAAGCACGTTTCGTTTGCGCGTGCCCCTCCACCCCGGTTCACTGGGCGCGACAGAAGAACGCCCCCGTGGACAGGTGGTCGACCGCGAGCCGGCGGCGACCACCTAG
- a CDS encoding glycosyltransferase, with protein MDSSPQAELLTLIVPVYNEHENFPRLVEQVERDIPQPFRLLMVYDFDGDTTVPVARELAATRPWMSLVHNTLGRGPANAIRAGFQAAGSGPALVVMADLSDDLRCVPEMLRLYREGNRVVCASRYMRGGKQVGGPLLKRTLSRMAGLSLYYLAGLPTHDATNNFRLYDADLVNEMGIESERGFEIGLELTAKAYARRERIAETPSTWTDRTAGESRFQLWKWLPLYLRWWRHAMKAGWSRPPAPSK; from the coding sequence ATGGACTCCTCCCCACAGGCGGAGCTGCTGACGCTCATCGTGCCGGTCTACAACGAGCACGAGAATTTCCCGCGCCTGGTCGAGCAGGTGGAGCGGGACATCCCGCAGCCGTTCCGCCTGCTGATGGTGTACGACTTCGACGGCGACACGACGGTTCCGGTGGCGCGCGAACTGGCGGCGACGCGTCCCTGGATGAGCCTCGTTCACAACACTCTCGGCCGGGGCCCGGCCAACGCCATCCGGGCCGGCTTTCAGGCGGCCGGTTCGGGCCCGGCGCTGGTGGTGATGGCGGACCTGTCCGACGATCTCCGTTGCGTGCCGGAGATGCTCCGCCTGTACCGCGAAGGGAATCGCGTCGTCTGCGCCTCCCGCTACATGCGCGGCGGCAAGCAGGTGGGAGGCCCGTTGCTCAAGCGGACGCTCAGCCGGATGGCCGGCCTGTCGCTGTACTATCTCGCGGGGCTGCCCACGCACGACGCCACGAACAACTTCCGGCTGTACGACGCCGATCTCGTCAATGAGATGGGAATCGAGAGCGAGCGCGGATTCGAGATCGGCCTGGAACTCACCGCCAAGGCCTATGCGCGACGGGAGCGGATCGCGGAAACACCCTCAACGTGGACAGACCGCACCGCCGGCGAATCGCGATTCCAGTTATGGAAGTGGCTGCCGCTCTATCTCCGCTGGTGGCGCCACGCGATGAAGGCCGGCTGGAGCCGACCGCCTGCCCCGTCGAAGTGA
- a CDS encoding NAD-dependent epimerase/dehydratase family protein yields the protein MPKILITGSAGFIGAYVVGEFLNAGWDVVGIDNFSKYGELRPAYSDHPRYRFVRGDAKDVDLLKSLLLDCDHFLAAAAMIGGIAYFHALAFDLLAENERITAAAFEAAISAHARGSLQKVTVLSSSMVFENATEFPTPEGAERRSPPPSSTYGFQKLATEYFAQGAFQQYALPYTIVRPFNCVGIGERRALADHEVMSGNIKLALSHVVPDLAQKILKGQDPLHLLGDGSQVRHYTYGGDLARGIRVCVEHPQALNDDFNISTATPTTVLELAEAIWKKVHGASKPFHYVSDAPFPHDVAFRSPSVEKSKRLLGFEAATTLDEILDEVLPWIAEQIKLGTI from the coding sequence ATGCCGAAGATTCTGATCACCGGGTCCGCCGGGTTCATTGGCGCCTATGTTGTCGGTGAGTTCCTGAACGCCGGCTGGGACGTCGTCGGGATCGACAACTTCTCGAAGTATGGCGAACTGCGGCCCGCTTACAGCGATCATCCCCGCTACCGGTTCGTTCGAGGCGACGCCAAAGACGTCGACCTGCTCAAGTCGCTTCTGCTCGACTGCGACCATTTCCTCGCCGCCGCGGCAATGATCGGCGGGATCGCGTACTTCCACGCGCTCGCGTTCGACCTGCTGGCCGAAAACGAACGGATCACCGCGGCCGCGTTCGAGGCCGCCATCTCGGCCCATGCGAGAGGGAGCCTGCAGAAGGTGACGGTGCTGTCGTCGTCGATGGTGTTCGAGAACGCGACGGAATTCCCGACGCCCGAAGGGGCGGAGCGCCGGAGCCCTCCCCCTTCCTCGACATACGGGTTCCAGAAGCTCGCCACCGAGTATTTCGCCCAGGGGGCGTTCCAGCAGTATGCCCTGCCCTACACGATCGTCCGACCGTTCAACTGCGTCGGCATCGGTGAGCGGCGAGCGCTGGCCGACCACGAGGTGATGTCGGGCAACATCAAGCTGGCGTTGAGCCACGTTGTTCCCGACCTGGCCCAGAAGATCCTCAAAGGCCAGGATCCGCTGCACCTGCTGGGAGACGGTTCGCAGGTCCGGCATTACACCTATGGGGGCGACCTCGCCCGCGGCATCCGTGTCTGCGTCGAGCACCCGCAGGCCCTGAACGACGACTTCAACATCTCCACGGCCACGCCGACCACGGTGCTCGAACTGGCCGAGGCGATCTGGAAGAAAGTTCACGGCGCATCAAAGCCGTTCCACTACGTCAGCGACGCCCCGTTTCCCCACGACGTCGCGTTCCGGTCTCCGTCGGTCGAAAAATCAAAGCGTCTCCTGGGATTCGAGGCCGCGACGACACTGGACGAGATTCTCGACGAAGTACTCCCCTGGATCGCCGAGCAGATCAAACTGGGAACGATCTGA
- a CDS encoding nucleotide sugar dehydrogenase, giving the protein MSASSVPRQVASPLRIAVVGGCGHIGLPLGLLLCDRGHTVTLVDVNAASVKTVSEGKVPFDELGADELLPKCLASGRLKLTLAAESVRDQDVVLVTIGTPVDEYLDPDIRTFDRVIDDVVQWMRDGQLLMIRSTVFPGVTERLARRVADRGIEAQVAYCPERIAQGYALRELTELPQIVSGCSPEAEERATKFFEDLGARVIPLSPVEAELAKLFTNSFRYINFAISNQFYMLAERHSADFGRIYDAVTFDYPRMKGFARSGFAGGPCLLKDTMQLASFNHNLLTLGQNAMMINEGLPRFIVDQLKSKGPLIHSTAGILGMAFKGNCDDPRSSLSYKLRKVLTLECREVLCTDPYIVDPSFVSLDECVAKSDFLILGACHSQYRDLVIDKPVVDVFGFLKKQAIR; this is encoded by the coding sequence ATGTCTGCGAGCTCGGTCCCCAGGCAGGTTGCGTCACCCCTTCGGATCGCCGTCGTCGGCGGTTGCGGGCATATCGGCCTTCCGCTGGGGCTGCTGCTGTGCGATCGCGGACACACGGTGACGCTCGTCGACGTGAATGCCGCGTCCGTCAAAACGGTCTCCGAGGGGAAGGTTCCGTTTGACGAACTTGGGGCGGACGAACTCCTGCCAAAGTGCCTGGCATCCGGACGACTCAAGCTGACGCTGGCGGCGGAATCAGTCCGCGACCAGGACGTCGTCCTGGTCACGATCGGCACGCCCGTCGACGAATACCTCGACCCGGACATCCGCACGTTCGACCGCGTGATCGATGACGTCGTGCAGTGGATGCGCGACGGCCAGCTGCTGATGATCCGCAGTACGGTGTTCCCAGGGGTTACCGAGCGGCTGGCCCGCCGCGTGGCCGACCGGGGAATCGAGGCGCAGGTCGCCTACTGCCCCGAGCGAATCGCGCAGGGCTATGCGCTCCGCGAGCTGACGGAACTGCCTCAGATCGTCTCGGGCTGCTCGCCCGAAGCCGAGGAGCGGGCGACGAAATTCTTTGAAGACCTCGGGGCGCGGGTGATCCCGTTATCTCCCGTCGAAGCCGAACTCGCCAAGCTGTTCACCAACAGCTTTCGCTACATCAACTTCGCCATCTCGAACCAGTTCTACATGCTGGCGGAGCGTCATAGCGCCGACTTCGGCCGTATCTATGACGCCGTGACGTTCGACTATCCGCGGATGAAGGGCTTTGCCCGTTCGGGATTCGCAGGGGGGCCGTGCCTGCTGAAAGACACGATGCAGCTGGCGTCGTTCAATCACAATCTGCTCACGCTCGGGCAGAACGCGATGATGATCAATGAAGGGCTCCCCCGGTTCATTGTCGACCAGCTGAAGTCCAAAGGGCCGCTGATCCATTCGACCGCCGGCATTCTCGGGATGGCCTTTAAAGGCAACTGCGACGATCCGCGGAGCTCGCTGTCGTACAAGCTCCGCAAGGTGCTGACCCTGGAATGTCGCGAGGTGCTCTGCACGGACCCTTACATTGTCGATCCTTCGTTCGTGTCGCTGGACGAGTGCGTCGCGAAATCGGACTTCCTGATCCTGGGGGCCTGTCATTCGCAGTATCGTGACCTTGTGATCGACAAGCCGGTCGTTGACGTTTTCGGATTCCTGAAAAAGCAGGCCATTCGCTGA
- a CDS encoding ArnT family glycosyltransferase → MTDGGHQAENRIEAGSRSWSIAWLLVILAVYAAFRVPFVLKQLGGQDEQLFAPPGLTVAREGVPRIPFYPARHPDAFFYKADEAVFALPPGLFYLQAPFYLALPAGYPTGRWPCFLAGAVAIWLVYELARRVAGNMAGLWAAGLYGLSRVLFFAATMARPDQPCATCGLGAILLVWNYADTGRLRWVIAAGALLGLGMLCHPFAIIFCLLAGVWTLLIAARITKRLIAASLLTMTTLVVFALWLPLILAHRDAFEHQFFNNVLRPAGPGLTVRLLWPWPYVVHQARLLYEQAGAAQTGLMAVGVIVATLFAFRRSATSAERRLVALVWGGLYLLTAIQGFHPTKGYWCFTGALALAAAGVCLAKVLDRLKSRSAVAAAGLAVGVVALLIPESGLRTWWKQVVPTADARYDGPEFARRVVAELPSEGAYLADPEFVFELWLAGKNVTLRANPYDFQVERQPYDWLVVSRDGLRKEIPKQLEGELVRSFGPKDDPLACYAEVYRPQSTAKTSPSP, encoded by the coding sequence ATGACCGACGGTGGGCATCAAGCCGAGAACCGCATCGAGGCGGGATCACGCTCGTGGTCGATCGCCTGGCTGCTGGTGATTCTCGCGGTCTATGCGGCCTTCCGGGTTCCGTTCGTTCTCAAGCAGCTCGGCGGCCAGGATGAGCAGTTGTTCGCCCCGCCGGGTTTGACGGTGGCCCGCGAAGGCGTTCCGCGGATCCCGTTCTACCCGGCCCGGCATCCGGATGCGTTCTTCTACAAAGCGGACGAGGCGGTGTTTGCGCTGCCGCCCGGGCTGTTCTACCTGCAGGCTCCGTTCTACCTGGCCCTGCCGGCGGGATACCCGACCGGGCGCTGGCCGTGCTTCCTGGCAGGCGCCGTGGCCATCTGGCTCGTGTACGAACTGGCCCGCCGCGTCGCGGGCAACATGGCGGGCCTGTGGGCGGCGGGGCTCTATGGGCTGTCGCGTGTGCTGTTTTTCGCGGCGACGATGGCCCGTCCCGACCAGCCGTGCGCGACCTGCGGGCTGGGTGCGATTCTGCTCGTGTGGAACTATGCCGACACGGGGCGGCTGCGGTGGGTGATCGCCGCCGGCGCGCTGCTCGGACTCGGAATGCTCTGCCATCCGTTCGCCATCATCTTCTGCCTGCTTGCGGGGGTGTGGACGCTGCTGATCGCCGCGCGGATCACGAAGCGACTGATTGCGGCCTCGCTGCTGACGATGACGACGCTGGTCGTGTTCGCGCTGTGGCTGCCGTTGATCCTGGCGCATCGCGACGCCTTCGAGCACCAGTTCTTCAATAACGTTCTCCGACCGGCCGGGCCCGGGCTGACGGTCCGGCTTCTGTGGCCGTGGCCGTATGTGGTTCACCAGGCGCGGCTGCTCTATGAACAGGCGGGGGCTGCCCAGACGGGCCTGATGGCCGTCGGTGTGATCGTCGCCACGCTGTTCGCTTTTCGCCGATCGGCGACTTCCGCGGAACGGCGGCTGGTCGCGCTGGTCTGGGGGGGGCTGTACCTGCTGACGGCGATCCAGGGCTTTCATCCCACGAAGGGATACTGGTGCTTCACGGGGGCGCTCGCGCTTGCAGCGGCGGGAGTCTGCCTTGCAAAGGTTCTCGACCGTCTGAAATCGCGGTCCGCTGTCGCGGCCGCAGGCCTCGCAGTTGGCGTCGTCGCGTTGCTCATTCCGGAATCGGGTCTGCGGACCTGGTGGAAACAGGTCGTTCCGACGGCCGATGCCCGGTATGACGGACCCGAGTTCGCGCGTCGGGTCGTCGCCGAGCTGCCTTCCGAGGGGGCGTACCTGGCTGACCCCGAGTTCGTCTTTGAACTCTGGCTGGCCGGAAAAAACGTCACACTCCGCGCCAATCCCTACGATTTCCAGGTCGAACGCCAGCCGTACGACTGGCTGGTCGTCAGCCGCGACGGACTTCGGAAGGAAATTCCAAAGCAACTTGAAGGCGAGCTTGTCCGAAGTTTCGGCCCCAAGGATGATCCTCTGGCGTGCTATGCGGAGGTCTACCGTCCGCAGTCCACGGCCAAAACCTCTCCGTCCCCTTAG
- the ftsY gene encoding signal recognition particle-docking protein FtsY, with protein sequence MGLFDKLKGALQKTKDVLRTDVRDLFKAGVILDEPKLEEFQKGLITTDMGVSASNQIVEDLRKKYLGRTMVLDEVWGTVKERLRIILVGKGDVAWDSKNPLSPLKLAESGPTVILVCGVNGVGKTTSIAKLAKLLTKSGKKVVLAAGDTFRAAAVEQLTMWAKRLGCEIVTKPSGSDPASVAFEGCDRAVTTGADVVIIDTAGRLQTHQNLMQELGKIHRVIGKRIPGAPHESLLVLDATTGQNGLSQASKFSDAANCTGLVLAKLDGTAKGGIVVAIREQMGIPVKYVGVGEQIDDLELFSPDDFVDALFSEG encoded by the coding sequence ATGGGTTTATTCGACAAGCTGAAAGGTGCGCTGCAGAAGACGAAGGACGTCTTGCGCACGGACGTCCGCGACCTGTTCAAAGCAGGCGTCATTCTTGATGAGCCGAAGCTCGAAGAATTCCAGAAGGGACTGATCACGACCGACATGGGCGTGTCGGCGTCGAACCAGATCGTCGAAGACCTGCGGAAGAAATACCTTGGCCGCACGATGGTCCTCGATGAGGTGTGGGGGACGGTCAAGGAGCGTCTGCGGATCATCCTCGTCGGCAAAGGGGACGTGGCCTGGGATTCAAAGAATCCGCTGTCGCCGCTGAAGCTCGCGGAGTCGGGGCCGACGGTCATTCTCGTCTGCGGCGTGAACGGCGTCGGCAAGACGACGTCGATCGCCAAGCTGGCCAAGCTGCTGACGAAATCGGGAAAGAAGGTGGTGCTGGCCGCCGGAGACACCTTCCGGGCGGCGGCTGTCGAACAATTGACGATGTGGGCAAAGCGTCTGGGCTGTGAGATCGTGACCAAGCCTTCGGGCAGCGATCCGGCGAGCGTGGCTTTCGAGGGATGCGACCGGGCCGTCACGACGGGGGCCGACGTCGTCATCATCGACACGGCGGGCCGGCTGCAGACGCACCAGAACCTGATGCAGGAACTCGGGAAAATTCACCGCGTGATCGGGAAACGGATCCCCGGCGCGCCGCATGAATCCCTGCTCGTTCTCGATGCGACCACGGGCCAGAACGGGCTCAGCCAGGCGAGCAAGTTCAGCGATGCGGCGAACTGCACGGGCCTCGTTCTCGCGAAGCTCGACGGGACAGCGAAAGGAGGGATCGTGGTCGCAATCCGCGAGCAGATGGGAATCCCCGTGAAGTACGTCGGCGTGGGAGAGCAGATCGATGATCTCGAGCTGTTTTCTCCGGACGACTTCGTGGACGCACTGTTCTCGGAAGGATGA
- a CDS encoding SH3 domain-containing protein: MLRSLALACVVVSVSSSLRASEMQFPYEAMVAGDDVVVRSGPGKNYYATSKLERNLQVIVHRHDPGGWYMISPPPGSISWIEATLVERQGDRGIVNVPADEQGRPGQAVVRIGSTLSDDHGYTGRRLASGDEVEIIGEQTLAMPQGPVRMLQIVPPLREYRWVKGDFIVPADAALRQHADSDPYAIPSHHRGTKAAVAIANTELPPLPSPARKAETKTAAAEEAAPSPAVLASHPHRMQLLEIDNRYADMMALDISQWQPGELRAAYESLKAQVEPMLAAKIDVRLSALAEREKLYENYARFAQVTAATERRDAELLGMVAPAMAQAPSAGMNIAVQGPPAGFMPAAPAAAMSMAMQPPAVQLGAPTNVPPTTAAQTMLSAAPAFAPQQGVMQAGGVNAAGGVMPAGGAASPMARGGVVQASGVQTPAPNNSPFAGAGIVQATNLRGAGLPQFMITAADGRFLAFIESNQVDLRGYVGQSMGLVGPRGHRPQLRADLIQVQSLSPVQLAGR; the protein is encoded by the coding sequence ATGTTGCGATCCCTCGCCCTTGCCTGTGTCGTCGTCAGCGTTTCGTCGAGCCTTCGGGCCAGCGAAATGCAGTTTCCGTACGAAGCGATGGTGGCCGGTGACGACGTTGTCGTCCGCAGCGGACCGGGGAAAAACTACTACGCCACGAGCAAACTCGAGCGGAATCTGCAGGTCATCGTCCACCGCCACGATCCGGGCGGCTGGTACATGATTTCGCCGCCGCCAGGCAGCATCAGCTGGATCGAGGCGACGCTCGTCGAGCGTCAGGGGGATCGCGGCATCGTGAACGTCCCGGCCGATGAGCAGGGACGCCCCGGGCAGGCTGTGGTTCGCATCGGCAGCACGCTGTCGGACGATCACGGTTACACGGGTCGTCGCCTGGCATCGGGCGATGAAGTGGAAATCATCGGCGAGCAGACGCTCGCCATGCCGCAGGGCCCCGTTCGCATGCTGCAGATCGTCCCGCCGCTGCGCGAATACCGCTGGGTGAAGGGCGACTTCATCGTTCCAGCGGATGCAGCCCTCCGCCAGCACGCCGACAGCGACCCCTATGCGATTCCGTCGCATCACCGCGGCACGAAGGCCGCGGTTGCCATCGCCAACACCGAACTCCCGCCGCTCCCCTCTCCTGCCCGCAAGGCCGAGACGAAAACCGCCGCGGCCGAAGAAGCCGCTCCTTCGCCGGCCGTGTTGGCCTCGCACCCGCACCGGATGCAACTTCTTGAGATCGACAATCGTTACGCCGACATGATGGCTCTCGATATCTCGCAGTGGCAGCCGGGCGAGCTCCGCGCGGCCTATGAGTCGCTCAAAGCACAGGTCGAGCCGATGCTCGCCGCGAAGATCGACGTCCGTCTTTCGGCGCTGGCCGAACGGGAAAAGCTGTACGAAAACTACGCCCGATTCGCGCAGGTGACTGCCGCGACCGAGCGTCGCGATGCGGAACTGCTTGGTATGGTCGCACCGGCCATGGCTCAGGCCCCCTCCGCGGGAATGAACATCGCCGTCCAGGGCCCGCCCGCCGGATTCATGCCCGCGGCTCCCGCCGCGGCGATGTCGATGGCCATGCAGCCCCCAGCCGTCCAACTGGGCGCTCCGACCAACGTTCCTCCCACCACGGCCGCCCAGACCATGCTGTCGGCAGCGCCGGCGTTTGCTCCTCAGCAGGGGGTGATGCAGGCAGGGGGCGTCAACGCCGCTGGCGGAGTGATGCCAGCGGGTGGAGCGGCCTCACCGATGGCTCGTGGCGGCGTCGTTCAGGCCTCAGGCGTCCAGACGCCGGCTCCCAACAACTCCCCGTTCGCCGGGGCTGGCATCGTCCAGGCCACCAATCTGCGGGGGGCGGGGCTGCCCCAGTTCATGATCACTGCGGCTGATGGCCGGTTTCTTGCGTTCATCGAGAGCAACCAGGTTGACCTGCGGGGTTACGTTGGCCAGTCGATGGGCCTGGTCGGTCCCCGGGGTCATCGGCCGCAGCTGCGGGCCGACCTGATCCAGGTGCAGTCACTCTCGCCGGTTCAACTGGCGGGACGGTGA
- a CDS encoding DUF1501 domain-containing protein has protein sequence MLLPASRREFLRRSGFGLGALALPGLLSDAGLSRPVLAGTQSPMAPRQPQFPAKAKHVIHIFCNGGPSHVDTFDPKPKLNEYHGKELPTQNLKTERKTGAALGSPFKFQKYGESGIEVSDLFANVGQCIDDIAVIRSMYAEVPNHEPSLMLMNCGEARQSRPSFGSWVTYGLGSENQNLPGFIAMCPGGLPITESANWRSSFLPGAFQGTYVDTKETDVEKLIADIRNKQLPLDKQRKQLDLLQTMNRRHLEERGADPALEARIHSFELAYRMQTDAADAFDISREPKHIQEMYGKGTHARQLLIARRLVERGVRFVQLWHGAGQPWDNHDDLEVNHRKLAGQIDQPLAALLKDLKQRGLLDETLILWGGEFGRTPVVELPTAGSNQGKINGRDHNHWGFTCWMAGGGVKGGQVHGATDEFGFAAVENRVSVHDLHATMLRLLGFDHEKLTYRFAGRDFRLTDVYGNVVDALIA, from the coding sequence ATGCTGCTTCCCGCCTCCCGACGCGAATTCCTCCGGCGCTCCGGCTTCGGACTCGGCGCGCTCGCCCTGCCCGGCCTGCTCAGCGATGCCGGCCTGAGTCGTCCCGTTCTGGCCGGCACACAGTCGCCGATGGCCCCGCGGCAGCCGCAGTTCCCGGCCAAGGCGAAGCATGTCATCCACATCTTCTGCAATGGCGGGCCGTCGCACGTCGACACGTTCGACCCCAAACCGAAGCTCAACGAGTACCACGGCAAGGAACTGCCGACACAGAACCTGAAGACCGAGCGCAAGACCGGCGCGGCCCTGGGCTCACCGTTCAAGTTCCAGAAGTACGGCGAAAGCGGCATCGAAGTCAGCGACCTGTTCGCCAACGTGGGCCAGTGCATCGATGACATTGCCGTCATCCGCTCGATGTACGCGGAGGTTCCCAACCATGAGCCGTCGCTGATGCTCATGAACTGCGGCGAGGCCCGACAGTCGCGTCCCAGCTTCGGCAGCTGGGTCACCTACGGGCTCGGCTCTGAAAACCAGAACCTTCCCGGGTTCATCGCCATGTGTCCGGGCGGACTTCCGATCACCGAGTCGGCCAACTGGCGCTCCTCCTTCCTCCCCGGCGCGTTCCAGGGGACCTACGTCGACACGAAAGAAACGGACGTCGAGAAGCTGATCGCCGACATTCGCAACAAGCAGCTGCCGCTCGACAAACAGCGGAAGCAGCTGGACCTGCTGCAGACGATGAACCGCCGGCATCTCGAAGAGCGCGGAGCGGATCCTGCCCTCGAAGCGCGGATCCATTCCTTCGAGCTGGCGTACCGCATGCAGACCGATGCGGCCGATGCGTTCGACATTTCCCGGGAACCGAAACACATCCAGGAGATGTACGGCAAAGGGACGCATGCCCGGCAGTTGCTGATCGCCCGCCGCCTGGTGGAGCGGGGCGTCCGCTTCGTGCAGCTGTGGCACGGGGCCGGGCAGCCGTGGGACAACCACGACGACCTCGAGGTGAACCACCGCAAGCTGGCCGGGCAGATCGATCAGCCGCTGGCGGCGCTGCTCAAGGACCTCAAGCAGCGTGGCCTGCTGGATGAAACGCTGATCCTGTGGGGTGGGGAATTCGGACGCACGCCCGTCGTGGAATTGCCGACCGCCGGGTCGAACCAGGGGAAGATCAACGGCCGCGACCACAACCACTGGGGTTTCACCTGCTGGATGGCAGGCGGCGGCGTGAAAGGGGGCCAGGTCCACGGGGCGACCGATGAATTCGGTTTCGCGGCGGTCGAGAACCGGGTTTCCGTCCACGACCTCCACGCGACGATGCTCCGCCTGCTCGGGTTCGACCACGAGAAGCTGACCTACCGCTTCGCCGGCCGCGACTTCCGGCTGACGGACGTTTACGGCAACGTCGTCGACGCGCTGATCGCGTGA